A window of Companilactobacillus allii genomic DNA:
AATCAAGGTTAATCTCAAGCGGATTCTAGCAAACTTTTAAAAGCAAAAAGACCGATACATAAGGCTTTTACACCTTAATATCGGTCTTTAGTTTTAACCTATAAATCACAAACTATCACCCGTATGGGGGTTTATCCCCCACTTATGAAACACTAGCAATACCAAGGTGTTCAAGGGTTTAAAGCGCTATAATGTGCCCGTGGCTCATCTCGTGGCTCAACTATTTAAAATAGGGAGCAGAATTGACTTCGTTAGTCTTAATTGACTAGCGATTTTTTTGTACAAAAAAGTTTTATTATTTAGCAAAATAACTTGACCATACACTAATATGAGTGTATTATATTATATTATATATAGAAGGGAGGCAATACAGATGACACGAATGGAACTACGAAAACAAAAAAGAACCTTAACAATCGAATTGTCGGTAAACATCTTCGGATTGATAAAGTTCTCCATAAAATCGACAAAGGAAAGCCCCTAAGGGGGTTTCCTTTATGCACTTAAATTATAACATTTAAGGAGATTTAATTCATGAAAAAAACATATCAAAGTAAGAATACAACTATGACATTTGAAATTAACAAGCCTACCAAATGGTATCAATGGCTAGTAATTGCATTAGCAATAGTCGGAATAATTTATTTAATAGTGAGGTAACAGTATGACTGAAAAACTAACTGAGGCACGTATAAAGGCCAATAAAAAATGGGATGAAGATAATAAGGAACGAAAACAATATCTAAACACTCGATCAGTTGCTAGAAATTTCATTAAGAAACGTGCCACTTTGGATGACATCAATGAATTAAAAGAATTGATTAAAATCCGTGAAGAAGAATTAAAATAAAATTATATCCCCCTCAAAAAGTAACCCTCCACCTAAATTAATAGGCAAAGGGTTACTTTTTTATATACAAAAAAAGCCTTACTTGACGGACGATATACGGCAAGATAGGCTTTTCGGCAACAGAGACTACTGAGCTTTGTAATCACTGAACGACACAATATAACTCAAAACTTAATACAACTCAATTAAAACAAGTTTATACTTCATTGTCAAATTTTTTATTGCTTTTAAACAATTCCGTTTTTGACAATAATTTGATATTATTTTTTATTAGGGACAAGCACTGCTCTTTGTCCTCGTTGTTTGTGATCAGCAAAGAATAAATAGTCCGCAGTAAGGACGGCACATATAATTGAAAAAACTTAATACTTTTTTTAAGAAACATGGTTTTGACTTTGCAATGTTTATGGCTAGTATTGTAGTAGATGTCATGATTGCAATTTTATTTTAAACAGCAGTGCGAAGACAGAGGATTGAGCCCCTCTGTCTTTTTTATATGTTAACATATTCCTCAAAATTTCCAATAAAAAAGCCCCCTACCTAAAATTAATTAGATAGAGGGCTATTTATGTAAAATCGGAATGGTTTTACAAATACATATGATACAGATATATCTACCGAGTTGCTAACTCAATACAGCATAATCAAATATTTAATTATCTGTTTCCGCCACCGATTGTGTAATAAGTATCTATGTATTGATTAGTAGCAACTTGTAAGTATAACTTTCCATTAATCCAATGTGGACGGTCGTTAGTCTTCCACTTAGATTGATCAGTGAAAGTTTTGCGACTGTCCGAAATCTGCTTACCTGTTGAATCCACAGCATTGACACCAGATATGGCGTTGATAGTTACTAAGTTAGCTTCAGAAGTGTATTTCTTTGGAATGTACTCGTCTGTAGCAATTCTGTACATTGGCAAACCATTGACCGTTGTCAGATAACTAGTCTTCCAAGCTGTATCATTACGTAATTTAGTATTGCTACCAGGTATAATTTTACCTTTAGAATTCCAACCAGCTATACCAGTTGTTGGACCGTCTTTAATTGTCACAGCATCACGTATAACTGTGGCTGTAGGTGTTGAATAGAAGCCATGTAGTAAGTCTTCAGCTAACCTCTGTTTAGTTATACCCCAGCTAGCAAGATAGCCGTAAGGGTCTTGATGGTCGCCACCATAGTTGTTAGTTACCCACAAGTGTGACTTAATACCGTTACCATAGCCGTCCAAAGTTAATGGGATACCGTAGTAGTTAGCCCAATATCTGGCTAGGTTAACGTAAGTGTGGTAATCAGCATTGAATGTATTACGGTCAGCTGTACGTGCTAATTCAATTTGAACTGGCGAATAAGGATTAGCTGACAAGGCTCCCCAAGCTACATAACCTGGTTGTCCTACTTGATACACTTGACCGCCACCACCTACAAAATAAGTAGCATAGGCGTTCGAATAATTATTATGCATGAATTGTACTTCGTGCAACACAGCATTAGTGTCATTCACATCATTCTGATTGCCCGATTCATGTAAGATAATATAGTTTCTATATGCTTGTCGTGAATCACCCTGATAAGCTCCCAGAGCATAATTCTGATTAATATTGAAGTCAGAATTAACATCAGCATCAACAGTTACTGGTGCAAGAAAAAAGCCTGCTAAAATTACTAGCAGACCTAAGATATTTATTTTGTTTTTCATATTATCCCTCTTTTGGTTTTGAAGTGTCGTAAATGATACCAACTAACCCACCAACAGCTAATAGTGAGTTAACAATATCCATAACTTGGCCAGATAATTCAGCTGGTAATTGGATATTAAAAAGTGCCAGTACTTGCTGTACCAGCACTAACAGAATTGATATCAATGACACCCACCATACTTTGGAGTGCCAATCTATTGATAATTTATTTGTCTTCATTTTTCTTTCTCCTATTCAAATTATTTTTGTCATATAGAAAACCAATTTCGATATCATGTCTTTCAATATCTAAATGATTTTCTTCAATCTTGTCTTTCAAATCACTATGAGCTTTATTAGAATTGGCGTTTAATTCTGTAATTGCCTTGCTTAAATCTGATAACTTATCGTTCAACGGCTGAAACAGGATTCGCCTAACTGCCGCTATTATCAATGAAGTGATCGTAGCGATGCCAACCCAATCACTGATAGTGAAGCCCAAAACTGTAAATGTATGTGGTGGCATATTATTTTCACTTCCCTAACCTGTGGTATCAGTATCTTCAGTATTATCTTCCACAGGCTCATCGGTCATAGATTTTTCTAATTCTGCTTGTCTATCAATCTCAGCCTGTTTCTCCGCTTCAATTCTGTCCTCTTCAGCTTTTTGAGCATCTAAGATAGATTGTTTTTTAGCCTCAATATTAGCTTTAATTTTAGTAAAATCATCGTCAGTGATAAAGCCAAGTTCAATAGCCTTTTCAACCATTTCATCAGTCCAATTTTTTGATTCATACCAATTTCGAATATTTTCAATTGTAATTAAATTATTTAGCATCTGTTGCACCTCCTTGAGTCATCAAGCTATATGCAATCTGCGAGTTTTGAGCTTGCAATGTTTTATTTGTATCATCCTGAACCATGGCAGTGTATGCCATGGCCGCTACTGGTGCCGCACTTGCCACCGTCGCTACTTGTTGCCAAGATCCAACAACACCAGAAGTTATATATTTGAAATACATTTTTCCACCATTGGTAACTCCAAAAGCGTATCCATTATTAACATCAGATTTATAGATTTGTCCTCTAATAGAATCACCTAACGTATTGCCTGCCTTGTCACCTTGAATATAAAAAGTTTTCAAACCACTTATTAAAGATTTAAAAGTTACGTCAACAGTAGTCGAATTATCTGACAATGAAATGCTTGAAGAACCATCATCCTTAGTGATCTTAGACTTTTGCCAATCAGCAGTATCAGAAGTATTTACTTCATCTTTTAGAGCTGGTGTCCAATCAGTTTCAATATTTCCGCGTTCAACTTTTACAAATTTAACATACAAATCGCCTGAACTAATATAAATGCAAAATCTATTGCTTGCTGCCCTAATATTCTTAGAAACAATTTTTGACCATGAATCGGTGGGATTTTTATATGGATTCTCTGGATACTTTCCAGTTTCAATCCCAAATCTAATAATTGTTGCATCACCTTTAACTAAGCCACTTGCAATCCAACTTTCTCCAGACTTTAAGGAATTTGATCCATAATATGATGGTGAGCTGGTAAATATACCTGTTGGTCCATTACTAGAATGAATATGAAGCATTTTATTTCCTGCTTCATCATTCTCAACGGCGACTGTTCCATTTTCGGCGTTATATATATTCCAATTCATTAACGAATTGCTAAAATCACCATTGGCCAATAGGTTGACTCCACCAATATTGACTTTCCCTTGTAATGCATTAACGCTACTAGTTATCCCAGCCAGTTTACTATTTAAGCCATTAATTGAGTTGGTTCCCGTTTTTACATTGCTTTTTAATTCTTGCAAATATGCGTCTGATTGTTTTGTAACATTTTCAAATTGTGAGATTAAGTCGTCAGAAACGCCCGGAACATAGCTTTTTAAATCGCCATCTATTATAGTTCCCGGAATTACAACAACTTCAAAGCTCTCAGTACTAATATTTCCGTTCAAAAGGAAATATGCGTTTCTAATTTTAGTATTTTTAGAAGTTACCGCCGGCGCAACATTATAAGTGATAACATTCCCAGAAATGGTTGCAGGATCATTAGCAATTGCCGTGCCATCACTTCGATTACCGCTGAAGGTGGCTGTCTTAAAATTACTGTATGGCGTCCCATTTTGATAAATAGTTGCTTTGATTGTATTATCTGTATCGCCAGATCGTAACGTTACTGGCCGATTAATAAATTGACCAGCTTTATTAATATCTAATTTAACTTCACTAATCACTTTCAGTCACCTCTTTTGATGACAATTTCTTGGCTAAATCTCGAAATTCTGCGAAGTCGGCTTCTTCAATATCAGAGCTGCCTTCTACAATTCGACTTTCATTGATATTCACAATACTGTTACCGTCAAATGTCGCATTAAAGTTGGCCAAAATAGTATCACCATCTTTACTATTTCCATTTAAATATATCGTCTTGCTTGTTGTTAAAGCCATTATTTTTTATCCTCCGTTAAATATCCTTCTGGAATTGCTTCCGGACTATTTTCGTAAATTTGATTAATTAAATTTTGCAAATCTGCAACTTGAACGGTTAAAATATTCTTCTCTTTTAGAAGTGTCATGTAATCTGACTCATATCTATCAGTCAACTGGCCACTATCAATTTGCGTTAATTTTTGTATGTTTAATTTTTTCATTAGATCCTTCTTCCATCTACATATACTGGGCCAGCTAAATACAGACCTCCACCATCACATGAGATATTTCCACCACTTGCAATATGTAGATATTTAATTGTTCCAGTTCTACTTACATTGATTTTGCTTGTAGAAATTGTGTTGACACCATCTAGGTGGCCAACCGTCATGGCTGGTGTTGTGATACCATAATTGGCAATTGAAGTACTGATATTACCAGCTGAGTTTTTAATTTGTAAACTTGAACTACCAACAATTTTTGCACTATTGATTGTCACTGAATTCAACGTACCAGAATTAATATTCCCACCATTGATAGTAGTACCAGTCAGTACATTAGTTGTTAATGAATCTGCATAAACACGCCCGTCAGCACCCAAACCAGCTTTCACAGTTCCATTGGTTGAATGGAATCCTGCACCGTGATCATCAAGCAGCCAGTACCCGTAGTCAGTTTGTATTTCCAATTGTGTGGCTTCGGCTAAAGATGGTATCCATCTTAACTTATTAGTTCCGCCAGAATTCATGAAATTGCTTAGGCTGATTTTTGTATTATTAACATCGGTTTTAACTGACTCAACTTGTTCTTGAGCTTTCTTTTCAACGTCATCAATTTTCCCATTAAATGTATCATCAATAGTATCATAATTCGATTGAACATCTTCACCCAAATCGCTGATGTTGTCAGTAATACTGTTAGTTGCATCAACAATGTCAACGCCGGTTTTAGCAATGCTTGATTGTGACTTTTTGGCTTCTTCTTTTATTCGTTTGTCCAAATACATGAAAATAGTTTGTTGAATATTCCCAGCCTTAACAGTCTTATTAGTCATTAAATCGGGGTCAAAATAGCGTTCCACAATGGTCTCATCAGTGGCCAAACCGTAATCTTTATCGTAAATTCTAGCAATGTCACCGATATTTGCTTCTTGAACTCTCTTTTGACCAGCGTTTACAACATCAATAGAAATAGTGTAAGTTGGTTTATCAACATTAGGATTTTCAATGAAATAATTGTTTGAAACATCGACTAAATCATATAAGTTATCAACTCTTGATGAGTAATCGACGTATTTTCGATGAGCCATTTTATAATTATTTTTTAAAGGCGAATTAACTTCTGGCCCATATTGAATTTGTTCATCGTCTGCGTCATCAGTGGTTGAAGCGGCAGCATCAGTAGCCCCGGAAATTATTTTGCCAAGGCTTCCCTTAAATGAAACTGCATTGGACAACACCCACATATTGGTAGCAACTCTAAACTGATAGATACCATTTTTATTTCTCTGACGGTCCACCGACCATTCGGAAAGTGGCTCAAGAATTCGATTGTTAACCATCACATTTTTATCGTTATATAATTCTGCTGGCACATTACCAACGGTTGCTATACCTGATGTTACAGATACAACTTTCCAGCCACCTTCATCGGTAGTTGTAGCCGTAGCAGGTACCGAAATTGTTTGGCCAATTGTACCCTTGAAAGTTCCGCTTTTGGAATCAATCCATTGGTTTAATCCAACTCTATATTGAGTTATTCCGGACTTGCTTCTGACACGATCAACAATCCATTGACTCGCTTTGGCTAGTCCTTGATTAATCACCTTCTGGTTATTCTCGGTATATATTTCTGCGTAGGTATTCCCAATGGTTAAATTTCCATCGTTAACTTTTTTAACAGTCCAACCATCAGAATTAATTGTGTAGTTACTTTGGGTACCACTTGAGTCGACACTACCTTTTAAAGTAATGTCAGAAGCGTTAACCCACATATCCATACCGATTCTATACTGAATAACTGAGCCTCTAACGCGTTGCAAATCAGTATTCCATACATTGTTTGCGCTAAGTTTTCCACCACGCATTTGATAGTCATCATCGTAAACAGAAATGTCACTACTATTTGTGACAGTCCCACTTGTAACTTTAAAATATGACCAATTAAAGTTAGGCGTATCGGCTGGAGCTGGTTGAGAGACAACACTTCCAACGCTTCCTTTAAATGTCATATCCGAAGCATTAACCCAATTATCCATACCAATTCTATACTGGGTTACACCTGATTTACTTCTAATTCGGTCGGTGGCCCATTGTGATCCAGTGGCCACAGCTCGTGTTTTATTGGCAACATTGGAATCTGAATAAATGACTGCTGTGTTAGCTGCGGTCACAACACCACCGGCGTTGATACGTTTAATAGTCCAACCATCTGTATTGGTAGCCGTCACTTTATTAGGAATTACATCTCCTATTTTTCCGGAAAATGTAACAGCCGTATCCGAAACCCACTGATTAGTTGCCACTCGATACTGGGTTTGACCCATCAAAGTTCTACGTCTATCGGTTACATATGAATCTCCTGTATTCAATGAGGCACCTGTCGCATTTCCCAAGTCATTAAATACATTTGCTTTCGTATTACCAACTTTAACAATTCCATCGCTGATTTTTTTAACTGTCCAAACGTTTGAATACGTTGGTGAAACCGGTTTTGATGTCACTGTTCCAATCGTTCCAGAAAATGTTACATCAGAAGAATCAACCCATTGGTTTAATCCAACACGATATTGGATATCGTTGTTCTTAGTTCTACGTCGGTCAACTTTCCAATCAGTTTGGGCGGTTAATCCGGATTTGGTTTTAGTCCCATCATCGGAATAAATTGGGATGTCGAAACTTCCGACTTTGGCCAAACCATTTGAAACCTTCTCAATTGTGTAGCCCCAGTCATTGGCAGCTGAATCCGAGTGATCAACTTTATACTTATAATACGGAACTATTGAAGTAGTTAAGGCATCAATACTCTTATTAATAGTTACACCAGATATATTTTTACCTTTTCGTAAATCAATGTACTTATCTGTATTTTTCTTGGTCAGCTTTAGTGATAATCCTTTTCTAACAAGTCTGGCATCTAAAATGCTTGTAAGAGAATTTGTTTCACCTATTAAAATTTGACCAGGGTTGTCATTCTCATAGACAACATCAGTCTTACCAATTATCTTATCGATATCAGTTGAATAAGTGAACTTTTGACTTGGTAAATCAAGCATGCCAGTCATTTCAGAAAGAATATCTTTGACCTTCTTGCCATCAATACTTAATTTTCCTTTGACATAATTCTCATTAGTAAACATTGTGACATGACTACAGCTGACAGTTATAATTCCAGGACTTTTTACGGCCAAACTTTTAATATAAAAAAAGTCCGTATCAATTTTAGATACAGACGTAGCAATAATCATTTCAGTTTTAATTTTCTTAAATAGCTTATCAGTAACCAGCATATCGAAGCTAAATGTATAGTCACCGTTGAAAACTTCATGCACCTGTTGATTACTTGCTGTGGTTATCCTGCCTAATCCAGATTTTGGATAATCATTTATTGAATTAAGTAATACTGGTTTCATTTTAAATTGTCCTCCATCTTGGCCAGATTGTTGCATCGGCAGTTATAGTATTAGTACCTGGATATAATTGTGGAAATTCCTGTGCCATATCAAACGCATTATCAACTAAACCCGTGTCAGTATAAACGTCTTGCTGTTCCTCCAACGCGTCCACAGTGGCGCCGCCGCTCGGCAATGTGTAATTGAATGTATCTGAATTAATAGCAAGTGAGCCACCTGAATTGAATTTAATTAGTGGCCGGGAAGCATAAGAAAACTTATTCTCTAATGTTAGGCTGCCATTAACCTCATAACTAACTTCTGGCTCATAATATTTGAATGCTTTAGCTGTCAATTTAAAAACTAATGCCGTCCAGTAGCTTGTTCGAGTAACTCTTGACTGAGTTACTTCTTCAGCATTTGTAATATAGTAAACAAAATTTGGCTCGCCATAATATGTGAATCCCACATAATCAGGCGAATTGAATGCGGATATCAGTGCTGACACACGCATTGTACGGTCAAGTTCATTGTCTGCTTGAACAACTATGTGTAACTCGACGCTACGATTGTCGTAAGAATCTTCATTAAGGATAGATTGAAAGTTAGCACCCTCAATTTGTTCCATTGTTTTCTTCATTTTTGGAATTGAAATAATTGGATAGGATTCAAGAAATGAATGCAAGCCTAACATCCCTGTTTTTCCGTTTATTAAAAAGTCTCCTTTTATCATACTATTGAACCACCTCCAAATGCGTCTGATGTGTTGTTAAACATTTGTCGCTGTTTTTCTTCAATCATTCCAGCAATTCTGTTAGCTAAATCTTTATCATTAGTGTTCCCATCTACTGAAACATTAATATTGATAATTGGTGCTGATTTCATATTCTTGCTAATCTGATCACCAATCATACTTAGTGTTGATTTATTAAGTGGAAGCATTGCCTCAGGGCCAGCCTCGCCAGCTCCCGAAACTCCAGTTGGTCCATTAAATAATGTAGGCTTCTTGAACACTGCACCTTTGGCGTACCACTTAACATTTAGATGTGGAACTGTCATCTTCTTCAAATCAAATCCACCCGAAATACTGAAATGAGGCATAGCTGGCAAACTAATTTTAGGGATTCTCAAATGCATACCGCTAAAGAATCCTTTAATAGCTGAAACAATTCCAGAAATCGTACTCTTAGCAGCTTGAACTGGTGTTACCATCGCTGACTTAATTCCATTCCAAACTGATGAAGTCACAGATTTAATAGCGTTCCAACCTGATGAAACTACCGACTTAACAGCATTTACAACATTAGTAATCGTTGATTTGATACCATTCCAAATATTGGATACAACAGAT
This region includes:
- a CDS encoding N-acetylmuramoyl-L-alanine amidase is translated as MKNKINILGLLVILAGFFLAPVTVDADVNSDFNINQNYALGAYQGDSRQAYRNYIILHESGNQNDVNDTNAVLHEVQFMHNNYSNAYATYFVGGGGQVYQVGQPGYVAWGALSANPYSPVQIELARTADRNTFNADYHTYVNLARYWANYYGIPLTLDGYGNGIKSHLWVTNNYGGDHQDPYGYLASWGITKQRLAEDLLHGFYSTPTATVIRDAVTIKDGPTTGIAGWNSKGKIIPGSNTKLRNDTAWKTSYLTTVNGLPMYRIATDEYIPKKYTSEANLVTINAISGVNAVDSTGKQISDSRKTFTDQSKWKTNDRPHWINGKLYLQVATNQYIDTYYTIGGGNR
- a CDS encoding phage holin, yielding MKTNKLSIDWHSKVWWVSLISILLVLVQQVLALFNIQLPAELSGQVMDIVNSLLAVGGLVGIIYDTSKPKEG
- a CDS encoding XkdX family protein; translated protein: MLNNLITIENIRNWYESKNWTDEMVEKAIELGFITDDDFTKIKANIEAKKQSILDAQKAEEDRIEAEKQAEIDRQAELEKSMTDEPVEDNTEDTDTTG